A section of the Pseudomonas tritici genome encodes:
- a CDS encoding xanthine phosphoribosyltransferase — protein sequence MEALHKKIREEGIVLSDQVLKVDAFLNHQIDPALMKLIGDEFAALFKDSGITKIVTIEASGIAPAIMTGLNLGVPVIFARKQQSLTLTENLLSATVYSFTKKTESTVAISPRHLTSSDRVLVIDDFLANGKASQALISIIKQAGATVAGLGIVIEKSFQGGRAELDAQGYRVESLARVKSLAGGVVTFIE from the coding sequence GTGGAAGCACTGCACAAGAAAATTCGCGAAGAAGGCATCGTGCTTTCCGATCAGGTACTCAAGGTCGACGCCTTTTTGAACCACCAGATCGACCCGGCACTGATGAAACTGATCGGCGATGAATTCGCCGCGCTGTTCAAGGATTCGGGCATCACCAAGATTGTCACCATCGAAGCCTCTGGCATCGCACCGGCGATCATGACCGGTCTGAACCTGGGTGTACCGGTGATCTTCGCGCGCAAGCAGCAATCGTTGACCCTGACGGAAAACCTGCTGTCGGCGACGGTGTACTCGTTCACCAAGAAAACCGAAAGCACCGTAGCCATCTCGCCACGTCACCTGACCAGCAGCGACCGCGTGCTGGTGATCGATGACTTTTTGGCCAATGGCAAAGCGTCCCAGGCGCTGATTTCGATCATCAAGCAGGCGGGCGCGACCGTTGCCGGCTTGGGGATTGTGATCGAGAAGTCGTTCCAGGGCGGCCGCGCGGAGCTGGATGCGCAGGGTTATCGGGTGGAGTCGCTGGCGCGTGTGAAATCGCTGGCCGGTGGCGTGGTCACCTTCATCGAATAA
- a CDS encoding acetyl-CoA hydrolase/transferase C-terminal domain-containing protein, whose protein sequence is MVQLCSIEQAVDDVLARLPAHIHMGMPLGLGKPNLFANALYRRIAKLPDRALTIYTALSLGRPTMGDGLQKRFLEPFIERVFGDYPELDFLADLHKDSLPKNIHVQQFFMQPGSLLHSESAQQDYVSSNYSHAARDINAAGLNLVAQLVASSAEHPDRLSLSCNPDITLDLLPMIAKRRDAGETVLIVGQVHGDLPYMPGDSELGMDAFDYLIDEKDSTTLFSTPNMPVGFQDHFIGLHASTLVRDGGTLQIGIGSMGDALTAALLARQADNEAYRLLLTDIDVYQWAPLISREGGVDPFARGLYGCSEMFVNGLLVLADAGIIRRKVYPDVTTQEQANAGTLDDAAQPDGISIHGGFFLGPRSFYQRLQEMTHAKRLEFNMTRISYINELYGQEELKRLQRRDARFINSAIIVTLLGAGVADQLEDGRVLSGVGGQYNFVAQGHALEGARSILILRSWRESAGEVSSNIVWDYGHCTIPRHLRDIVITEYGIADLRGQTDARVIEALLNITDSRFQDDLIEQAQKAGKLPKDFQLDPRFADNTPERLQAIQARHRRLFPEYPLGSDFTDEERDLLRALNWLKSKFKLTEMLELGKAALDAPEPEAYPEHLKRMRLDKPEGLKEDLYQRLLLAGLQATGH, encoded by the coding sequence ATGGTGCAGTTGTGTTCAATCGAGCAAGCAGTTGATGACGTACTGGCGCGCTTGCCGGCGCATATCCACATGGGCATGCCGCTTGGCCTGGGCAAGCCCAACCTGTTTGCTAACGCGCTGTACCGGCGCATCGCTAAATTGCCGGATCGGGCGCTGACGATCTATACCGCCCTAAGTCTTGGCCGGCCGACGATGGGCGATGGCCTGCAGAAACGCTTTCTCGAACCCTTTATCGAACGAGTGTTTGGCGATTACCCCGAGCTGGATTTCCTCGCTGACCTGCATAAAGACAGTCTTCCAAAAAATATCCACGTGCAGCAGTTCTTCATGCAGCCCGGCAGCTTGCTCCACAGCGAGTCGGCGCAGCAGGACTATGTCAGCAGCAACTACAGCCACGCTGCCCGCGACATCAACGCCGCCGGCCTGAACTTGGTGGCGCAATTGGTTGCGAGCAGCGCCGAACACCCTGATCGCCTGAGCCTGAGCTGCAACCCGGACATCACCCTCGACCTGCTGCCGATGATCGCCAAGCGACGTGATGCGGGGGAAACCGTGCTGATCGTTGGCCAAGTCCATGGCGATTTGCCCTACATGCCCGGCGATTCCGAGTTGGGTATGGACGCCTTCGACTACCTGATCGATGAAAAAGACAGCACCACGCTGTTCTCCACGCCGAATATGCCGGTGGGTTTCCAGGATCACTTTATCGGCCTGCATGCCAGCACCCTGGTGCGCGATGGCGGCACCTTGCAGATTGGTATCGGCTCAATGGGCGATGCGCTGACCGCTGCGTTGCTGGCGCGCCAAGCCGACAACGAGGCCTACCGGCTGCTGCTGACCGACATCGATGTGTATCAATGGGCGCCTTTGATCAGCCGGGAAGGTGGTGTCGATCCGTTTGCCCGTGGCCTGTATGGTTGCAGCGAGATGTTCGTCAACGGCCTGCTGGTACTGGCGGACGCGGGGATTATTCGCCGTAAGGTTTACCCGGATGTAACGACCCAGGAGCAGGCCAACGCCGGCACGCTCGACGATGCGGCGCAGCCTGATGGCATCTCGATCCACGGTGGTTTCTTCCTCGGCCCGAGAAGTTTTTACCAGCGCCTGCAGGAAATGACCCACGCCAAGCGCCTCGAATTCAACATGACTCGCATCAGCTACATCAACGAGCTGTACGGCCAGGAAGAACTCAAGCGCCTGCAACGCCGGGATGCGCGGTTTATCAACAGCGCGATTATCGTCACGTTGCTTGGCGCGGGTGTAGCCGACCAGTTGGAAGACGGTCGCGTGCTCAGCGGTGTGGGCGGGCAGTACAACTTCGTGGCCCAGGGCCATGCACTGGAAGGCGCGCGTTCGATCCTGATCCTGCGCAGCTGGCGCGAGTCAGCGGGGGAGGTCAGTTCCAATATCGTTTGGGACTATGGGCATTGCACGATTCCCCGGCACCTGCGGGATATTGTCATCACCGAGTATGGGATCGCCGATTTACGTGGGCAGACGGATGCCCGGGTTATCGAGGCATTGCTTAACATTACTGACTCACGCTTCCAGGACGATTTGATCGAACAGGCGCAAAAAGCCGGCAAGTTGCCCAAGGATTTCCAGCTGGATCCGCGCTTTGCCGATAACACGCCCGAGCGGCTACAGGCGATTCAAGCGCGCCATCGTCGGTTGTTTCCGGAATATCCACTGGGCAGTGATTTCACCGATGAGGAACGAGATTTGTTGCGGGCGCTGAACTGGCTCAAGAGCAAATTCAAGCTGACGGAGATGCTGGAGTTAGGCAAGGCGGCGTTGGATGCGCCTGAACCGGAGGCTTATCCGGAGCATTTGAAGCGGATGCGGTTGGATAAGCCGGAGGGGCTGAAAGAGGATCTGTATCAGCGGTTATTACTCGCCGGCCTCCAGGCCACCGGGCACTAA
- a CDS encoding c-type cytochrome: MKMLAAPATVLALWAVSAQAATNDDIAKRLEPVGQVCVQGQECKGMEVAVAAGGGGAKTPDEIIAKHCNACHSTGLLGAPKIGDTAAWKERADHQGGLDGILAKAITGINAMPPKGTCADCSDDDLKGAIKKMSGL, from the coding sequence ATGAAAATGCTGGCTGCACCAGCAACCGTACTGGCCCTATGGGCTGTCAGCGCTCAAGCTGCGACCAATGATGACATTGCCAAGCGCCTGGAGCCTGTCGGCCAGGTGTGTGTTCAGGGTCAGGAATGCAAGGGAATGGAAGTCGCCGTGGCAGCGGGTGGCGGTGGGGCGAAAACCCCCGACGAAATCATCGCCAAACACTGCAACGCATGTCACAGCACCGGCCTGCTGGGCGCGCCAAAAATCGGTGATACCGCCGCCTGGAAAGAGCGAGCCGACCACCAGGGCGGCCTCGACGGCATTCTGGCCAAGGCGATCACCGGTATCAATGCCATGCCACCTAAGGGTACTTGCGCTGACTGCTCGGATGATGACCTTAAAGGCGCCATCAAGAAGATGTCCGGCCTCTAA
- a CDS encoding cupin domain-containing protein, producing MDVGERLQSIRKLKGLSQRELAKRAGVTNSTISMIEKNSVSPSISSLRKVLGGIPMSMVEFFSEEILQEIPTQIVYKANELIDISDGAVTMKLVGRAHPSRAIAFLNEIYPPGADTGEEMLTHEGEETGILVEGRLELVVGLETFVLEAGDSYYFESTKPHRFRNPFDVPARLISAATPANF from the coding sequence TTGGACGTCGGCGAACGACTGCAATCCATCCGTAAACTGAAGGGTCTTTCCCAGCGTGAGCTCGCCAAGCGCGCGGGTGTCACCAACAGCACCATTTCGATGATCGAAAAAAACAGCGTCAGCCCCTCGATCAGCTCCTTGCGCAAGGTGCTGGGCGGCATCCCCATGTCCATGGTCGAGTTCTTTTCCGAGGAGATCCTCCAGGAAATACCGACGCAGATCGTCTATAAAGCCAATGAGCTGATCGACATCTCTGACGGCGCCGTCACCATGAAACTGGTCGGCCGGGCTCACCCCAGTCGGGCGATTGCGTTTCTCAACGAAATCTACCCGCCGGGCGCCGACACGGGCGAAGAAATGCTCACCCACGAAGGCGAAGAAACCGGGATTCTGGTGGAAGGTCGCCTGGAGTTGGTGGTCGGTCTTGAAACTTTTGTGCTCGAAGCTGGCGATAGCTACTACTTTGAAAGCACCAAGCCCCATCGTTTTCGCAACCCGTTCGATGTGCCGGCGCGACTAATCAGCGCAGCCACACCCGCGAACTTTTAA
- the alr gene encoding alanine racemase translates to MRPARALIDLQALRHNYKLAREVTGAKALAVIKADAYGHGAVRVAQALEAEADGFAVACIEEALELRAAGIRAPVLLLEGFFEADELPLIIEHDFWCVVHSLWQLEAIEQARLTKPLTIWLKLDSGMHRVGLHPKDYHEAYQRLLASGKVAKIVLMSHFARADELDCVRSDEQVEVFEAARQGLSAEVSLRNSPSVMGWPTVSSDWVRPGIMLYGATPFGEDQAVAARLQPVMTLESKVICVRELPAGEPVGYGAKFITPKPMRIGVVAMGYADGYPRHAPTGTPVLVAGQRSQLLGRVSMDMLCIDLTDVPQAGLGSTVELWGKNILASDVAVAAETIPYQLFCNLRRVPRLYSGA, encoded by the coding sequence ATGCGTCCAGCCCGTGCCCTGATCGACCTCCAAGCCCTGCGTCACAATTACAAACTGGCCCGTGAAGTCACGGGGGCCAAGGCCCTTGCCGTGATCAAGGCCGATGCCTACGGCCATGGTGCCGTGCGCGTGGCACAGGCGTTGGAAGCCGAGGCTGATGGATTTGCCGTGGCATGCATCGAGGAAGCGTTGGAGCTGCGCGCCGCCGGGATTCGTGCGCCAGTGCTGCTGCTGGAAGGCTTTTTCGAAGCCGACGAGCTGCCGCTGATCATCGAGCATGATTTCTGGTGCGTGGTGCATTCGCTATGGCAACTGGAAGCCATTGAACAGGCCAGGCTGACCAAGCCGCTGACCATCTGGCTCAAACTCGACTCCGGCATGCACCGCGTTGGCCTGCACCCCAAGGATTATCACGAGGCTTATCAGCGCCTGCTGGCCAGCGGCAAAGTGGCCAAAATCGTACTGATGAGTCACTTTGCCCGCGCCGATGAACTCGACTGCGTGCGCAGTGATGAACAAGTTGAGGTGTTTGAAGCAGCGCGCCAGGGCTTGTCGGCCGAGGTCAGCCTACGCAACTCACCGTCGGTCATGGGCTGGCCGACTGTGTCCAGCGACTGGGTTCGCCCCGGCATCATGCTTTACGGCGCCACGCCGTTTGGTGAAGACCAGGCGGTGGCGGCGCGTTTGCAGCCGGTGATGACGCTGGAATCCAAGGTGATCTGTGTACGGGAATTGCCGGCCGGTGAGCCGGTGGGCTACGGCGCGAAGTTCATCACGCCCAAGCCGATGCGCATTGGTGTGGTTGCCATGGGTTATGCGGATGGCTACCCGCGTCACGCGCCGACGGGAACCCCGGTGCTGGTGGCCGGGCAGCGCAGCCAATTGCTGGGCCGCGTGTCGATGGACATGCTGTGTATCGACCTGACGGACGTACCGCAGGCCGGGCTAGGTTCTACAGTGGAGTTGTGGGGCAAAAACATCCTGGCCAGTGATGTGGCGGTTGCCGCCGAAACCATTCCCTATCAGCTGTTCTGCAATCTGCGCCGCGTGCCAAGGCTCTATTCCGGGGCCTGA
- a CDS encoding RidA family protein, with translation MSIQRQLTNERMSQIVVHGGTVYLAGQVGDDMTAGIEQQTRETLANIERLLGLAGTDKTKLLSVTIYLKDIDADFAGMNAVWDKWLPKGVAPARATVEAKLCEPEILVELSVVAALP, from the coding sequence ATGTCAATCCAGCGCCAGCTCACCAATGAGCGCATGAGCCAGATCGTTGTCCACGGCGGTACCGTGTATCTGGCCGGGCAAGTCGGCGACGACATGACCGCCGGGATTGAACAGCAAACCCGTGAAACCCTGGCCAATATCGAGCGTTTGCTGGGCCTGGCCGGCACCGACAAGACCAAGCTGTTGTCGGTGACGATTTACTTGAAAGACATCGACGCCGATTTCGCCGGCATGAACGCGGTGTGGGACAAGTGGCTGCCCAAGGGCGTTGCCCCGGCCCGTGCCACGGTTGAAGCCAAGCTGTGTGAACCGGAAATCCTGGTGGAGCTGTCCGTCGTGGCGGCCCTGCCTTAA
- the dadA gene encoding D-amino acid dehydrogenase — protein MRVLVLGSGVIGVTSAYYLARAGFDVVVVDRQPAAAMETSFANAGQVSPGYASPWAAPGVPLKAIKWLLQRHAPLAIKATADIDQYLWMAQMLRNCTASRYAVNKERMVRLSEYSRDCLDELRAETGIAYEGRSLGTTQLFRTQAQLDGAAKDIAVLKESGVPFELLDRAGIARVEPALASVTDILAGALRLPNDQTGDCQMFTTRLADMCTQLGVEFRFEQDIQRLDYAGDRINGVWIDGKLETADRYVLALGSYSPKLLKPLGIKAPVYPLKGYSLTVPITNPAMAPTSTILDETYKVAITRFDNRIRVGGMAEIAGFDLSLNPRRRETLEMIVNDLYPQGGDLTQASFWTGLRPTTPDGTPIVGATPFKNLFLNTGHGTLGWTMACGSGRLLADLMAKKTPQISAEGLDISRYGNHQESARHVNPAPAHQ, from the coding sequence ATGCGCGTTCTGGTCTTGGGTAGCGGCGTGATTGGTGTGACCAGTGCCTACTATTTGGCGCGGGCCGGCTTTGACGTCGTAGTCGTTGACCGTCAACCTGCCGCCGCCATGGAAACCAGTTTCGCCAACGCCGGCCAGGTGTCCCCAGGCTATGCATCGCCGTGGGCCGCGCCGGGCGTGCCGCTCAAGGCCATCAAATGGCTGCTGCAACGCCACGCACCGCTGGCGATCAAGGCCACCGCCGATATCGACCAATACCTGTGGATGGCGCAGATGCTGCGCAACTGCACCGCCAGCCGTTATGCGGTGAACAAGGAGCGTATGGTCCGCCTGTCCGAATACAGCCGCGACTGCCTCGACGAGCTACGCGCTGAAACCGGCATTGCCTACGAAGGCCGCAGCCTCGGTACTACCCAACTGTTCCGCACCCAGGCACAACTCGACGGTGCCGCCAAAGACATCGCCGTGTTGAAAGAGTCCGGCGTGCCGTTCGAACTGCTCGACCGCGCCGGCATCGCCCGCGTTGAACCGGCCCTGGCCAGCGTCACGGATATCCTCGCCGGTGCCTTGCGCCTTCCGAATGACCAAACCGGCGACTGCCAAATGTTCACCACGCGCCTGGCCGATATGTGCACGCAACTGGGTGTGGAGTTCCGCTTCGAGCAGGATATCCAGCGGCTCGACTACGCCGGTGACCGCATCAACGGCGTGTGGATCGATGGCAAGCTGGAAACTGCCGACCGCTACGTGCTGGCCCTCGGCAGCTACTCGCCGAAATTGCTCAAGCCGCTGGGGATCAAGGCGCCGGTCTACCCGCTCAAGGGTTACTCGCTGACCGTACCGATCACGAACCCGGCGATGGCGCCGACGTCGACCATTCTCGACGAGACCTACAAGGTCGCGATTACCCGTTTCGATAACCGCATCCGCGTCGGCGGCATGGCTGAAATAGCCGGTTTTGACCTGTCGCTTAACCCGCGTCGGCGCGAAACCCTGGAGATGATCGTCAACGACCTTTATCCTCAGGGCGGCGATTTGACCCAAGCTTCGTTTTGGACCGGCCTGCGCCCGACCACGCCCGACGGCACGCCGATTGTCGGTGCCACCCCGTTCAAGAACCTGTTCCTGAATACCGGTCACGGCACGCTCGGTTGGACCATGGCGTGTGGCTCCGGCCGCTTGCTGGCTGACCTGATGGCCAAGAAAACCCCACAGATCAGCGCCGAAGGCCTCGATATTTCCCGTTATGGCAACCACCAGGAGTCCGCACGACATGTCAATCCAGCGCCAGCTCACCAATGA
- a CDS encoding Lrp/AsnC ligand binding domain-containing protein produces MRTNTQTKRELDKIDRNILRILQTDGRISFTELGEKVGLSTTPCTERVRRLEREGIIMGYNARLNPQHLKGSLLVFVEISLDYKSGDTFEEFRRAVLKLPHVLECHLVSGDFDYLVKARISEMASYRKLLGDILLKLPHVRESKSYIVMEEVKESLNLPIPD; encoded by the coding sequence ATGCGTACCAACACCCAGACCAAGCGGGAGCTGGACAAGATCGACCGCAACATCCTGCGCATCCTGCAAACCGACGGACGTATTTCGTTCACGGAATTGGGGGAGAAGGTCGGGCTGTCGACCACGCCCTGTACCGAGCGAGTGCGCCGTCTGGAGCGTGAAGGGATCATCATGGGCTACAACGCGCGGCTCAATCCCCAGCATTTGAAAGGCAGTTTGCTGGTATTTGTCGAGATCAGCCTCGATTACAAATCCGGCGACACCTTCGAGGAATTCCGCCGCGCCGTGCTGAAACTGCCGCACGTGCTGGAGTGCCATTTGGTATCTGGAGACTTTGACTATCTGGTGAAAGCGCGGATCTCCGAGATGGCGTCGTACCGCAAACTGCTCGGCGATATCCTGCTCAAGTTGCCCCATGTGCGGGAGTCCAAGAGCTATATCGTGATGGAAGAAGTGAAGGAGAGCCTGAACCTTCCGATCCCGGACTGA
- a CDS encoding YkgJ family cysteine cluster protein: MSCNSQKISALRRQIPSFECVPGCHDCCGPVTTSPEEMSRLPRKTAAEQDAAMDELNCVHLGPNGCTVYDERPLICRLFGTTKTLPCPNGRRPVELIHPRVEKQIHEYMASTRQVLV, translated from the coding sequence ATGAGTTGCAACAGTCAGAAAATCAGCGCGCTGCGTCGGCAGATACCTTCGTTCGAGTGCGTCCCCGGTTGCCACGATTGCTGTGGGCCGGTGACCACTTCGCCCGAGGAAATGTCGCGCCTGCCGCGCAAGACTGCTGCCGAGCAGGACGCGGCCATGGATGAGCTGAACTGCGTGCACCTGGGGCCCAACGGGTGCACGGTGTACGACGAGCGGCCGTTGATCTGTCGGCTGTTCGGCACTACCAAGACTTTGCCGTGCCCTAACGGGCGGCGGCCGGTGGAGCTGATTCACCCGCGGGTGGAAAAGCAGATCCACGAATACATGGCGAGCACGCGGCAAGTGCTGGTCTGA
- a CDS encoding NAD(P)/FAD-dependent oxidoreductase, producing MTASARHTASYYAASSVPQPDYPVLAGEVTADVCVVGGGFSGLNTALELAERGFSVVLLEARKIAWGASGRNGGQLIRGVGHGLDQFANVIGTDGVRQMKLMGLEAVEIVRERVERFQIPCDLTWGYCDLANKPRDLKGLADDAEELRSLGYRHEVRLLQADQMSSVIGSERYVGGMIDMGSGHLHPLNLALGEAAAAQQLGVKLFEQSQVTRIDYGPEVNVHTAQGNVRAKTLVLACNAYLNGLNPHLSGKVLPAGSYIIATEPLSEAQASKLLPRNMAVCDQRVTVDYFRLSADRRLLFGGACHYSGRDPQDIGAYMRPKMLQVFPQLADVKIDYQWGGMIGIGANRLPQIGRLAEQPNVYYAQAYAGHGLNATHLAGKLLAEAISGQQQGRFDLFAQVPHMTFPGGKHLRSPLLALGMLWHRFKELV from the coding sequence ATGACCGCCAGCGCCCGGCACACCGCCTCTTACTACGCCGCCAGCAGCGTGCCGCAACCGGATTACCCCGTGTTGGCAGGCGAAGTCACTGCCGATGTGTGCGTGGTCGGCGGCGGTTTTTCCGGGCTGAACACGGCGCTGGAGCTGGCCGAGCGCGGGTTCAGCGTAGTGCTGTTGGAGGCGCGCAAGATCGCCTGGGGCGCCAGCGGACGTAACGGTGGCCAGTTGATTCGTGGCGTCGGCCATGGCCTGGACCAGTTCGCCAATGTGATCGGCACCGATGGTGTGCGCCAAATGAAGCTGATGGGCCTGGAAGCCGTGGAGATCGTGCGTGAGCGCGTCGAACGTTTTCAGATCCCCTGCGACCTGACCTGGGGTTACTGCGACCTCGCCAACAAACCCCGAGACCTCAAAGGCCTGGCGGACGACGCCGAAGAACTGCGCAGCCTCGGTTATCGCCATGAGGTGCGCCTGCTGCAAGCAGACCAGATGAGCAGCGTGATCGGCTCCGAGCGCTACGTGGGCGGCATGATCGACATGGGCTCGGGCCACTTGCATCCGCTCAACCTGGCCCTCGGCGAAGCCGCCGCCGCGCAGCAATTGGGCGTGAAGCTGTTCGAGCAGTCCCAGGTCACGCGCATCGACTACGGCCCCGAGGTCAACGTACACACCGCCCAGGGCAACGTGCGCGCCAAGACCTTGGTGCTGGCGTGCAACGCCTACCTCAATGGCCTCAACCCGCACCTGAGCGGCAAGGTGTTGCCCGCCGGCAGTTACATCATCGCCACCGAGCCGTTAAGCGAAGCTCAGGCCAGCAAACTGCTGCCTCGGAATATGGCGGTGTGTGACCAGCGGGTAACGGTGGATTACTTCCGACTGTCCGCCGACCGCCGCCTGTTGTTCGGCGGTGCCTGCCACTATTCCGGCCGTGATCCCCAGGACATCGGCGCCTATATGCGCCCGAAAATGTTGCAGGTATTCCCGCAGTTGGCCGATGTAAAAATCGACTATCAATGGGGCGGCATGATCGGCATCGGCGCCAACCGCCTGCCCCAGATTGGCCGGCTCGCGGAGCAGCCCAACGTGTATTACGCCCAGGCCTACGCCGGCCATGGGCTCAACGCCACGCACCTGGCGGGCAAGCTGCTCGCTGAAGCCATCAGCGGCCAGCAACAGGGCCGCTTCGACCTGTTCGCCCAGGTGCCGCACATGACGTTCCCTGGCGGCAAGCACCTGCGCTCGCCACTGTTGGCGCTGGGGATGCTCTGGCACCGCTTCAAAGAGCTGGTGTGA
- a CDS encoding DUF1127 domain-containing protein has translation MNGMSDVRLALHSQELEAGQERATAPRNVSRWNLFWHRRQTRKALLHLTREQLRDVGLSAEQTRQEGLKPFWRS, from the coding sequence ATGAACGGTATGAGCGATGTGCGGCTGGCGTTACACAGCCAGGAACTGGAGGCTGGGCAGGAGCGGGCGACGGCGCCGCGCAACGTCAGCCGCTGGAACCTGTTCTGGCACCGCCGTCAAACGCGCAAGGCTTTGCTGCACTTGACCCGTGAGCAATTGCGCGACGTCGGGCTGAGCGCTGAACAGACGCGCCAGGAAGGGTTGAAACCTTTCTGGCGCAGCTGA
- a CDS encoding PLP-dependent aminotransferase family protein, which produces MTLYVNLAELLGTRIEQGFYRPGDRLPSVRALSVEHGVSLSTVQQAYRLLEDNGLAMPKPKSGYFVPVGRELPALPEIGRPAQRPVEISQWDQVLELIRAVPRKDVIQMGRGMPDVLSPTLKPLLRSLARVSRRQDLPGLYYDNILGCMELREQIARLSLDSGCQLTAEDIVITTGCHEALSASIHAICEPGDIVAVDSPSFHGAMQTLKGLGMKALEIPTDPITGISLEALELALEQWPIKVIQLTPNCNNPLGYIMPEARKRALLTLAQRFDVAIIEDDVYGELAYSYPRPRTIKSFDEDGRVLLCSSFSKTLAPGLRIGWVAPGRYLERVLHMKYISTGSTATQPQIAIAEFLKNGHFEPHLRRMRTQYQRNRDLILDWVSRYFPTGTRASRPQGSFMLWVELPEGFDTLKLNRVLMEQGVQIAVGSIFSASGKYRNCLRMNYAAKPTPQIEEAVRKVGAAASKMLAEAAD; this is translated from the coding sequence ATGACCCTTTATGTGAACCTCGCCGAATTATTGGGCACGCGCATCGAACAAGGCTTCTATCGCCCCGGTGATCGCTTGCCGTCTGTGCGGGCCTTGAGTGTGGAACATGGGGTCAGCCTGAGCACCGTGCAGCAGGCCTATCGATTGCTGGAAGATAACGGCCTCGCTATGCCCAAGCCGAAATCCGGCTATTTCGTACCGGTCGGCCGCGAGCTGCCAGCCCTGCCCGAAATTGGTCGACCGGCCCAACGACCGGTAGAGATATCCCAGTGGGACCAAGTGCTGGAGCTGATTCGCGCGGTGCCGCGCAAAGATGTCATACAGATGGGGCGCGGCATGCCAGATGTGCTGTCCCCCACCCTGAAACCTTTGCTGCGCAGCCTCGCCCGCGTGAGCCGCCGCCAGGACCTGCCCGGCCTGTATTACGACAACATCCTCGGCTGTATGGAGCTGCGCGAGCAAATTGCGCGACTGTCATTGGATTCCGGCTGCCAGTTGACCGCCGAGGACATCGTGATCACCACCGGTTGCCATGAGGCGCTGTCCGCCAGCATCCATGCCATTTGCGAGCCTGGCGACATCGTCGCAGTGGATTCGCCGAGCTTTCACGGCGCCATGCAGACCCTCAAGGGCCTGGGCATGAAAGCCTTGGAAATCCCTACTGACCCGATCACCGGCATCAGCCTCGAAGCGCTGGAACTGGCGCTGGAACAGTGGCCGATCAAGGTCATCCAGCTGACCCCCAACTGCAACAACCCCCTGGGCTACATCATGCCGGAGGCGCGCAAGCGGGCACTACTCACCCTGGCCCAGCGCTTTGACGTGGCAATCATTGAGGACGATGTGTACGGCGAATTGGCCTATAGCTACCCGCGCCCGCGCACCATCAAGTCCTTCGACGAAGACGGCCGTGTACTGCTGTGCAGCTCGTTCTCGAAAACCCTGGCGCCCGGTTTGCGCATTGGTTGGGTGGCTCCCGGTCGATACTTGGAGCGCGTGCTGCACATGAAATACATCAGCACGGGTTCCACGGCGACACAACCGCAGATCGCCATTGCCGAATTCCTGAAAAACGGGCACTTCGAGCCGCATTTGCGGCGGATGCGCACCCAATACCAGCGTAATCGCGACTTGATACTCGATTGGGTCAGCCGCTATTTTCCGACAGGCACCCGCGCCAGCCGGCCCCAGGGCAGCTTCATGCTATGGGTCGAGCTGCCGGAGGGCTTTGATACCTTGAAGCTCAACCGCGTGCTGATGGAGCAAGGCGTCCAGATTGCCGTAGGCAGCATTTTTTCTGCATCGGGCAAGTACCGGAACTGCCTACGCATGAACTACGCTGCCAAGCCTACGCCGCAGATTGAAGAAGCTGTGCGCAAGGTGGGGGCTGCCGCGAGCAAAATGCTGGCCGAGGCAGCCGACTGA